The DNA sequence AAGGTGGTCAGCGCTTTGGTCAGCTCACGCTCCAGCGCGTTATCAAGCGCCTCCAACTGACTGCCGGTACGGTCCACCAGGGCTTCCACCTGTTGGTGCAGACCGCTCTGGGACTGAGTCAGACTGTCGGCCAGGTTCCTATGCACTTCCGCCGACGTGTCCCTCAGTGCCCGGGAGGCTTCATCCAGCACCTGACTCAGCTGCTGTTGGTTCCGGGTCACGCTGTCCGCCAGCTGATCCGTGAGTGCATCCACCCTTCCCTCCAGAGAGGGTAGACCGGCCGCCGCTTTTTCGGCCACCGTCGACAGCTGGGACAGATACTGATCCAGCCCCTGAGCCTGCGCTTGCAGCGCTTCCATCAGCCCACCAAGAGACTCGGACACCTGGTTGAACACCTCGGAGTGGGTGACTACTTTCTCATACGCCCGGCTGGCCTTGTCGAGCAACTCGCCATTGGACTTCTGAGTCACCAGAAGCTCCTGCAGTTCGGTTTTGTAGTTCTGCTGCCAGAGCAGCATATTGCCGACCGCTTCATTGAGCTTCTTGAAGTTTTCGCCGTACTGGACGTCGATCTGGGCATTGAAGTCGGTAAGCACGGTCTCCAACGCGCGAATCAGCGCCTGGGTGTTGGCCTCGGTCATATCAGCCTGATACTGCTCCAGAGACTGCTTCAGCCCCCGGATTTCGTCCTGCTGTTGCTGGCGCAAGCCCTGCACAGCAGCGTTCAGACCACCGGCATCGGGATCGGACAGGGATTGGTGAATATCGGATAGCAGATTGGCCAGATCATCGACCGTGGCCGCCTCGTAGCTGGACTGGCGCCGATGCTGGCGCAGCGTCGTGGCCAAGTGACGGAACTTGACCAGCAAGGCGCCCAACAGGCCGGCAATGGAGGTCCAGAAGGCGGTCTGAAGCCCCTCGATCAATCCCGGCACGCTGGACTGAATATCCGTCGTATCAAACTCCAGCAGACCCAACGCCACCCCGATAAAGGTACCGAAAATACCCGTACTGGTGAGAATGGTCGGAGCGTGTACCGCACTTTGAGAGGAGTAGCCCGGCCCGATGAAATAGACCGTCATCAGCACGATCAATGCCATCAAAACCAGTGACAGGGTGGAGAATTCGAGCAAGAAGTCCATAGAGGCCTGAGTCTGTGTGCCGTCTCGGCGTTAACGTCGGTCACGAGTGTAGCCTATTCGCCCCCCGGTCGACCACTGCCGAACTCTCTCGCTCCAGTTCCTCTCAGAGAAACCGGGCCACTCCCACGCTGAGCCAGATGATGGCCAGCAGGATCAGACTGACCAGCACCAGAGCCGAGCCCATATCCTTGGCGCGGCCCGCAAGCACATGCATTTCATCTCCCGTGCGATCAATCGCCGCCTCAATCGCCGAGTTCGCCAGCTCCGCCATGATGACCCAGAACACACTGGCCACCAGCAACAACCGCTCCATGAGCGTCGTCCCCAACCAGAGCGAGGCCGGCAGCAGGATAACCGCCAATAGGACCTCCTGGCGGAACGCCGCCTCGAAGCGCCAGGCTGCGGCGAAGCCGTGCATGGAGTACCCGAAGGCATCAACAATCCGGCGTAAACCGGTTTTTCCGGGTTTGGGCATAAGGGGGTAATACTCCTGGATAATCGGTAATGCCGGGTACGTTAACGGATTGTTGCGGCGATGGAAATCCCGCCCGTTCACTGTCATGGAAGATTCACAATGGAGTGCTATCAATACGCTGTCGGCGGCTGAAGTCCCAAGACCCAACCAAGGCGGTGACCTATGAACAGTCTCTTTGAACGCGTACATCGGCTGGATACTCTCGCTTTTCTGTGGCTACACGTCACCAAGCGCTTCCCCTACCGTAAATCGGTTCGCTGGATTTCGAGAACCGGGGACGGCCATCTGTATATTCTGGGCTCCCTGGCACTGGCGCTGCTCGAGCCGGAGCACGGCCAGGCTTTTCTTCTGGCGGGCATACTGGCCTACGCACTGGATATCAGTCTCTACCTGTGGCTTAAAAACGCCATCAAGCGAGACCGGCCCGCCATGAAAATTGATTTCTACGAGGCCTGGATCACCCCCTCGGACCAGTTCAGCTTCCCGTCCGGACACACCGCCGCCGCCTTTCTGTTTGCCGCACTGGTCACCAGCTTTTACCCAACCTTTGCCCTGCCCTGCTATCTGTGGGCCAGCATGATTGGCGCCAGCCGGGTGTTGCTGGGTGTGCACTATCCCAGTGATATCGCCGCAGGGGCGTTGCTAGGGTCCGGAGCGGCAATGACCGGGCTTTATGCTTCCTCGATAATCTGGCCAACCACAGGCGCTTTATGAAGATACTGTACGGTGTTCAAGGCACGGGCAATGGCCACACCACCCGCGCGCGAATCATGGCGAAAGCACTCAAGGAGGAGGGAGTCGAGGTAGACTGGGTCTTTTCCGGGCGGGCGCCCGAAGACTATTTCGACATGGACACTTTCGGCTCGTACCGATGCTTTCGCGGTCTGACCTTTGTCACGGAGCACGGGCGGGTAAACTATCCTCGCACCATACTCAGCAGCCACCTGCGCACCCTGTACCGGGATATCCGCGCTCTGGATGTCAGCGGCTACGACCTGCTGATCAATGATTTTGAACCGGTAACCGCGTGGGCAGCGCGTCGAGCCGGGCTGCCCAGCATCGGCATTTCCCACCAGTGTGCGTTCATGCACCAGATTCCGAAACGGGGCGAAAACCTGTTTGTACGCGCCTTCATGCGGCAGTTCGCGCCGGTTGAGCACGCTATCGGCCTGCACTGGCACCACTTCAACCAGCCGATTCTGCCACCGCTGATTGAGCCCTCGCAGTATCCCAATGAGTGCCATGCCAATGAGTATCTGGTGTATCTGCCCTTCGCCCAACCCGAGGACATAGTGCCCCAACTGCGCGCGTTTCCGGACACCCGCTTCTACGTCTACCAGCCGGTGCCGAAACCCATTGATGAGGGCCACATCCAGATCCGGCCCTTTTCCAGGGAAGGCTTTCAGGCCGATCTGCACCGGGTTGAAGGAGTCATTTGCAGTGCGGGGTTCGAGTTGCCCAGCGAGGCCATTCAGTTGGGCAAGAAGCTGCTGGTGCAGCCCGTGGTCGGTCAGATGGAGCAACAGTCGAATGCGTTCGCCTTGAGCCAGCTCGGCTATGGTGCCGTAGCTCAGGTATTGACCGAAAAAGCCATCGGCGACTGGCTGGCCATGCCGCGCGCCCGACCCGTGGATTACCCCAATGTTGCCCAGGCGCTGGCGCGTTGGCTGCTCAATGATCGGAAACCGGCGTTTGGGCAACTGCGGGACGAACTCTGGCGACAGGTGCCGGAACCGGAAGCCAGGGTCAACCTTGAACGCACGTCCGCCACCGCCCAATCCTGAACAGGGTGTGGGCGTCGGTACCGGCTCAACGGTCAGAGGTTAAACGTCAGAGGTCGACTTTGCCGCGATTGCGTTTGATCGCGCCGCGCTGGGTCTTTCGATCCATGCGTTTTTGCCGTGCGGCCTTGGAGGGGCGAGTGGGCCGCCTGGGCTTGGGTCGGTGGCTGGCTTTGGCAATCAGCTCCGCCAATCGCTCCAACGCATCGGCCCGGTTTTTCTCCCAGGTTCTGAAGCGCTGGGCTTTGAGCACCAGAACACCGTCCGTAGTGATTCGCTGGTCGCGCATCTGGAGCAGACGCTCCTTGACCGCTTCGGGCAGCGAAGACGCCTGAACATCAAAACGCAGGTGCACCGCGCTGTTAACCTTGTTGACATTCTGACCGCCCGCGCCCTGGGCGCGAATGGCCGTCAATTCGACTTCGTGCTCCGGAATTATCAGGGAAGGGGCAGCAGGCAAAACGCGATCTCACTCTTGCAGGGACAGGGTTCAGGAGGGAATCAGGGTGACCGGTTGCCGATCGTCGAGCAAAACCGGCTGCAGGCGGCGATCGTAGCGGGTCTGATGGGCACGCCAGCGGACCAATGCGCCACCGGCCAGCAGGCCGACCAGGGCGCCAATGGCGCTCAGACCATCGCTTGCCCAGAGCTGCTGGGCCACGCCGGCACCGGCCAACATACCAAACAGCGGTGTGAGGTACACAAACAGGGAGCCGTTGACCACAACACTCTCGGGCACCCCAATCTGGATTTCCTGATCAATGCGGTAATCCGCCGGATCCCGTCCCTCCAAAAGCACCCACAGGTAACTGGTATGCCCCATGAGCCGCGCCATCAGGCTCTGGCCACACCCTTTTTCCGCCGCACAGCTACCACAGGTGGAGCGCTGGATGGTTTCCACCCAGAGCCCATCGGTTTCAATGGCGACAATGCGGCCGGTTTCGGAAATCATGGTGTTACCTCACGGGTCCCGGACAAAGGGGTTATGCCTTGGGCCAGTTGCTCAGCGACGGCGCCGGGGATTTCGCCCACCACGGTCACGCGGTACTGCTGATTGTCCGTTGCCAGCTGCCCCATAAATGCTGACGTGGCCCCTCGGTGGGCACGCCCGGCAATCTCCGGGGAGTTGGCCACCGGCTGCAGGAACACCGAAAAACTGGCCAGACCGTCGGTATACATTAACATATCAATGCCATTCGGAAGACGCTTTTCCCCGGAATAGGCAAACCCCGGGGGCAGCCAGTTCAGGCTCCATCGGGTCGGCTGACCCGCCTCGGCATCCAGGCAGTCGCTGCGATCTTCGGGCCACTGTCCGGCCTCTTCCCGCAGGGAGTCAACATCGGGGTTGATATCCAGGTCCACAAATTGGAAGCGCTCCAGCAGCCGCTGCTGTTCATCGACCAAGAGCGCTTTGAGCAGCAGCCCGGTGTCCCGGTCCACCCCCAGCAGATAACCATAGCGAAGCTGATCCCTGGGGCGTACCTCAAGGGTATAGGTCTCTCGGCCGGCGACCCGGTCGGAACCTCGGACAGTCAACTGGTAATAGCGGTCAAGGCGGGCGACCGCTTCGGGGGACACATCGGCGTTGAGCAGGCGAAAACCGGTGGTCTGACATCCGGCCATGCCATTCAGTTGTTGGGTGGTAGCCGCTGGACCATTCAGATACTCGAGTCGCCCTACGACCCGCTCACCATCTGACCAGCGGTAGACCCGGAAGCTTTCCATGGCATTGCGATGCTCATAGGTGAAAGAGCCCCGGTAATTCAGGTTCTGCCCGGCACGAGCCATACTCTGAAGCAGGCTCAGTGGATCTGGACTGTCTGCCTGAGCCACCCAGCCTGCTGATAGCAACAACAGGCTTGCCAGCAGTCGCCCCATCACGGCGCCTTACTCCTCGTCTTGATTGGTCACTCGAGCAAAAGGCAGGACACCCTGATTGCTGTTGCGCGCCGCGTGATCACTGTGCGCCTGCATCAACTGGTTCAGGTAGGCGCGGATTTCCTCGGCGGGGATTTGACCGGATTCGGCGCGCACCGGCACAAAAATGACTTCTCTGGACGGGCGCTGTACCGGGTCGTAGCCGCTTTCCGCGCTGGCAGTGCGGGCCATGGGCAGGGAGGGTGCCTGGTAACCCGCCGGCAGAGACACCGGCTCGGAACGGCCGATATCGCTTTCGGCGCTGCTGCTCTCGGCAGGCAACGTGCCGGCAATCGTGTTGTCGGCTTCCATACCCGGGTACTGTTGGACCCCGATCAATACTGCCCCGGCCACCGAGGCGGCCACCGCGACCTGTCCGACGCGCTGCCACCAATGACGGTGTCCGGCCGCCGGCGCCGCCTCGTCGGCCAGCGCTTCACTGATCCGGTCCGCAAAGCCCGACGGCGCCATGACGTCCAACTCACGTCGCATCACTGAGCCCGCCAACTGGTAACGGGACCAGCGTGCGTTCAACTCCGAATCCGCTGAGTCGTCAGCGCCGGCCTTCAGTAGACGACGTACTTCCAGCGGAGACGCCTCACCGTCGACCAGTGCCGACAGTGACTCATTCAGGGAGTGATTGCTCTGTTCAGTCATCGCGCATGTACCTTCATCAAGCGATATCAAATTGTGGCTGAAGCACTGCTGAATGCTTCCAGCCCCAGGCCTTCATTGGGTGAGACTGGGCTCTCCCCCAAAGGTTCAGCCGAAAACCAAAAAAATCTTAACAAACATTTACGACTCTGCCACCAGCGGTTCGATGCACCGATCGATGGCTTCGCGAGCCCGGAATATCCGGGATCTCACGGTACCAACCGGACAATCCATGATATGAGCGATGTCCTCATAGCTCAGCCCCTCCATCTCCCGCAGTGTCACCGCGGTGCGCAAATCTTCCGGCAGGTCCCGTATGGCCTTGTCCACCACGGCTTGGAGCTCATCGCGCATCAGGCTGCGCTCCGGGCTCTCGATATCCTTCAGTGCCTCGCTGCCGGTATAAAATTCGGCATCGTCCACTTCCACATCGCTGGCCGGGGGGCGCCGATTGCGCGCCACCAGGTGGTTCTTCGCGGTGTTGATCGCAATCCGGTACAGCCAGGTGTAAAAGGCGCTGTCGCCCCGGAACTTGGCCAGAGCCCGATAGGCCTTGATGAACGCTTCCTGCGCCACATCCTGCACTTCTGCCTGATCGCGGATATAGCGCCCGATAATGGCATAAATTTTGTGCTGGTACTTGATGACCAACAGATCGAAGGCGCGCTTATCGCCCTTCTGTACTCGCTCGACCAGTTGTTGATCGGTGTCCTGCGCGGCGTGCGCTGTCATCCCATAACCCCCAAGCGACCCGGAGCCCACAATCGGGCTCCAGTGTCATTCATCTGTTGTTGTTTGCCACTTCTGTGGTTTGCCTCTGTCCGCCCGCAATGGCGAGCACGCCTCGTTGCTAAGGCAAGTGACCACCCGGTCATTACCTGTGGCACTGACCAAAGGTCCGACAAAAAGTTCATAAGTGCTGCGTCTCATATTACCCAATGATCTCTAAGACACTGGCCACGAGCCTTGCTATTATACGGGTTTATACCATCTACCTCTAACGTTACGGACGGCCCAGGCCGCATCCGTACCGCAGAAAGATGATCCCGGAGCGCGCCCGACGACGTAAACGGCCCTACCGGGCATCGCCCCATGGCAGGACAGGTACACACTGAATGAGCAACCACTTTAGCAGCGATATTCTCGTTATCGGATCCGGTGCCGCCGGTCTGACACTGGCATTGCAACTGGCCCGGCACGGACGGGTTCACGTGCTGAGTAAAAATGCCGTCAACGAGGGCTCAACCTGGTTTGCCCAAGGCGGCATTGCAGCGGTGCTGGACGATGACGATTCCATCGAAGCCCATGTCAGCGATACGCTCAATGCTGGCGGAGGCCTTTGCCATGAAGACGCGGTCCGGTTTACCGTTGAGCGCAGCAAAGGGGCCATTCGCTGGCTGATTGACCAGGGGGTCAACTTTACCCGGGAAGGTGGCAACGGCGGTTACCACCTGACCCAGGAGGGCGGCCACAGCCACCGGCGCATCATTCACAGTGCCGACGCCACCGGTGAAGCGGTGCACAGCACGCTGATCGACCGGGTGCGCGCCGAGCCCAATATCGAACTGTTTGAGGACCATGTCGCACTCAACCTGATCACCCAGGCCGACAAAGGCTCACCCAAGCTGCGCTGCACCGGCGCCTACGCGCTCAACCGTCGCGACGACCATGTGCACGTGTTTCAGTCCCGCGTGGTGGTACTGGCTACCGGAGGTGCCAGCAAGGTCTATCTGTACACCAGCAACCCCGACAGCGCCAGTGGCGACGGGATTGCCATGGCCTGGCGGGCGG is a window from the Marinimicrobium koreense genome containing:
- a CDS encoding diacylglycerol kinase translates to MPKPGKTGLRRIVDAFGYSMHGFAAAWRFEAAFRQEVLLAVILLPASLWLGTTLMERLLLVASVFWVIMAELANSAIEAAIDRTGDEMHVLAGRAKDMGSALVLVSLILLAIIWLSVGVARFL
- a CDS encoding phosphatase PAP2 family protein, with product MNSLFERVHRLDTLAFLWLHVTKRFPYRKSVRWISRTGDGHLYILGSLALALLEPEHGQAFLLAGILAYALDISLYLWLKNAIKRDRPAMKIDFYEAWITPSDQFSFPSGHTAAAFLFAALVTSFYPTFALPCYLWASMIGASRVLLGVHYPSDIAAGALLGSGAAMTGLYASSIIWPTTGAL
- a CDS encoding MJ1255/VC2487 family glycosyltransferase, encoding MKILYGVQGTGNGHTTRARIMAKALKEEGVEVDWVFSGRAPEDYFDMDTFGSYRCFRGLTFVTEHGRVNYPRTILSSHLRTLYRDIRALDVSGYDLLINDFEPVTAWAARRAGLPSIGISHQCAFMHQIPKRGENLFVRAFMRQFAPVEHAIGLHWHHFNQPILPPLIEPSQYPNECHANEYLVYLPFAQPEDIVPQLRAFPDTRFYVYQPVPKPIDEGHIQIRPFSREGFQADLHRVEGVICSAGFELPSEAIQLGKKLLVQPVVGQMEQQSNAFALSQLGYGAVAQVLTEKAIGDWLAMPRARPVDYPNVAQALARWLLNDRKPAFGQLRDELWRQVPEPEARVNLERTSATAQS
- the arfB gene encoding alternative ribosome rescue aminoacyl-tRNA hydrolase ArfB encodes the protein MPAAPSLIIPEHEVELTAIRAQGAGGQNVNKVNSAVHLRFDVQASSLPEAVKERLLQMRDQRITTDGVLVLKAQRFRTWEKNRADALERLAELIAKASHRPKPRRPTRPSKAARQKRMDRKTQRGAIKRNRGKVDL
- a CDS encoding SoxR reducing system RseC family protein, with the translated sequence MISETGRIVAIETDGLWVETIQRSTCGSCAAEKGCGQSLMARLMGHTSYLWVLLEGRDPADYRIDQEIQIGVPESVVVNGSLFVYLTPLFGMLAGAGVAQQLWASDGLSAIGALVGLLAGGALVRWRAHQTRYDRRLQPVLLDDRQPVTLIPS
- a CDS encoding MucB/RseB C-terminal domain-containing protein; translated protein: MGRLLASLLLLSAGWVAQADSPDPLSLLQSMARAGQNLNYRGSFTYEHRNAMESFRVYRWSDGERVVGRLEYLNGPAATTQQLNGMAGCQTTGFRLLNADVSPEAVARLDRYYQLTVRGSDRVAGRETYTLEVRPRDQLRYGYLLGVDRDTGLLLKALLVDEQQRLLERFQFVDLDINPDVDSLREEAGQWPEDRSDCLDAEAGQPTRWSLNWLPPGFAYSGEKRLPNGIDMLMYTDGLASFSVFLQPVANSPEIAGRAHRGATSAFMGQLATDNQQYRVTVVGEIPGAVAEQLAQGITPLSGTREVTP
- a CDS encoding sigma-E factor negative regulatory protein; this translates as MTEQSNHSLNESLSALVDGEASPLEVRRLLKAGADDSADSELNARWSRYQLAGSVMRRELDVMAPSGFADRISEALADEAAPAAGHRHWWQRVGQVAVAASVAGAVLIGVQQYPGMEADNTIAGTLPAESSSAESDIGRSEPVSLPAGYQAPSLPMARTASAESGYDPVQRPSREVIFVPVRAESGQIPAEEIRAYLNQLMQAHSDHAARNSNQGVLPFARVTNQDEE
- the rpoE gene encoding RNA polymerase sigma factor RpoE; this encodes MTAHAAQDTDQQLVERVQKGDKRAFDLLVIKYQHKIYAIIGRYIRDQAEVQDVAQEAFIKAYRALAKFRGDSAFYTWLYRIAINTAKNHLVARNRRPPASDVEVDDAEFYTGSEALKDIESPERSLMRDELQAVVDKAIRDLPEDLRTAVTLREMEGLSYEDIAHIMDCPVGTVRSRIFRAREAIDRCIEPLVAES